One Streptomyces sp. P9-A2 DNA window includes the following coding sequences:
- a CDS encoding MarR family winged helix-turn-helix transcriptional regulator: MGDTSGLSEPTLEEQIAAYQREFQDLDPQVEKIVSALSRLNRRMNVAYGRQTAELGITNADWEVLKALVLSGAPYRMGPSDLAKRLGLTPAAMTHRIDRMVAEGLVNRERDETNRVRVIVEATPAGREKWLEVMRMATVFEEDLLQDLSPDERITLGEVLTRLLRRVEDAQPDAGGRLADLD, translated from the coding sequence ATGGGCGACACCTCCGGCCTCAGCGAGCCGACACTCGAAGAGCAGATCGCCGCGTACCAGCGCGAGTTCCAGGACCTCGACCCCCAGGTCGAGAAGATCGTCTCCGCGCTGTCCCGGCTGAACCGCCGGATGAACGTCGCCTACGGCCGTCAGACCGCCGAGCTCGGTATCACCAACGCCGACTGGGAGGTCCTCAAGGCCCTCGTCCTGTCCGGCGCCCCGTACCGCATGGGCCCCAGCGACCTGGCCAAGCGACTCGGCCTCACACCGGCCGCCATGACCCACCGGATCGACCGCATGGTCGCCGAAGGCCTCGTCAACCGGGAACGCGACGAGACGAACCGGGTCCGGGTCATCGTCGAGGCGACACCCGCCGGCCGCGAGAAGTGGCTCGAGGTGATGCGCATGGCGACGGTCTTCGAGGAGGACCTGCTCCAGGACCTCTCGCCGGACGAGCGGATCACCCTGGGTGAAGTGCTCACCCGCCTCCTGCGCAGGGTGGAGGACGCCCAGCCCGACGCAGGCGGCCGCCTCGCCGACCTGGACTGA
- a CDS encoding asparagine synthase-related protein, protein MRWLVGWSSAAAGALAYGSAGATGPDGETLQPVGSHPLWGDPDPLWAVGDWRPDEVRVVTGDAETRIAVLGTCGASDEQLRVALFAARGGALRHLTAWPGSYTAVVQVGRRVTVCGDLAGARPVFHTPWEGGTAYATAALPLADLVEANLDFGHLAALLAAPDVPAALHDSTPYDGVKRVPPGHALILRAGAREIAGYEPVASLAVAAPPADPDRAVDAVRDALVEAVRTRLAAPRHVPGADIDPGPVPGMGPAERRAARGMPVPGIGADLSGGPASGTLALLAAGLPGMPGTVLGHGTGAGERLLAVTFNDLAGGAASAVSGSADGRADEIARAGALAANPRLHHVVVPGGEDTLPYADLDGPLTDEPAPSLVTAARHRARLAAGSADHFTGYGARQVLDAHPARLADLLMDRKRRHLVRPVAALAKADGSVMVPARVYAAARRLSRTPYRTGLDTLAGQLLRHQLDDGTPWGAADASLAALTWGRPGPAARWLTGEALAEVSVRLQASTRRSDVGPGQRPGDFRARAALTRHAAGVRVLEQAAEIRFQRLHTPFLDNQVVRACRGLPEALRVKPGARASILRTVLEGSGVRDLPAGWGAPTQANTAAEARVGLRAAADTLMTLFDTPLLAEAGLVEARVVRKALRAAAEGEPLPLDGLADLVALELWLRRLLARRGTCWTGTPGRQRAVPGGIAPQRGALARGV, encoded by the coding sequence ATGCGGTGGTTGGTGGGATGGAGCAGCGCCGCCGCGGGCGCCTTGGCGTACGGCTCCGCCGGCGCCACCGGCCCCGACGGCGAGACACTGCAACCGGTGGGTTCCCACCCGTTGTGGGGCGACCCCGATCCGCTGTGGGCGGTCGGCGACTGGCGCCCCGACGAAGTGCGGGTGGTGACCGGCGACGCCGAGACCCGGATCGCCGTCCTCGGCACCTGCGGCGCCTCCGACGAACAGCTGCGCGTCGCCCTGTTCGCCGCGCGCGGCGGCGCGCTGCGCCATCTGACCGCCTGGCCGGGCAGTTACACCGCCGTCGTACAGGTGGGCCGCCGGGTCACCGTCTGCGGCGACCTCGCGGGCGCCCGGCCGGTGTTCCACACCCCCTGGGAGGGCGGCACCGCGTACGCGACCGCCGCGCTGCCGCTCGCCGACCTCGTCGAGGCCAACCTCGACTTCGGCCACCTCGCCGCGCTCCTGGCCGCCCCCGACGTGCCGGCCGCGCTCCACGACTCCACTCCGTACGACGGCGTGAAGCGCGTTCCGCCGGGGCATGCGCTGATCCTGCGCGCCGGGGCACGAGAGATCGCCGGGTACGAGCCCGTCGCCTCGCTCGCCGTCGCCGCGCCGCCCGCCGACCCGGACCGCGCGGTGGACGCAGTCCGGGACGCGCTGGTCGAGGCCGTACGCACCCGGCTCGCCGCGCCCCGGCACGTCCCCGGCGCCGACATCGACCCCGGCCCGGTGCCGGGCATGGGTCCCGCCGAACGGCGCGCGGCGCGCGGGATGCCGGTGCCCGGGATCGGGGCCGACCTCTCCGGCGGGCCCGCCTCCGGAACGCTGGCGCTGCTCGCCGCCGGGCTGCCGGGTATGCCGGGGACCGTGCTGGGGCACGGCACGGGCGCGGGCGAGCGGCTGCTCGCCGTCACGTTCAACGATCTCGCGGGGGGCGCGGCCTCGGCGGTGAGCGGTTCGGCCGACGGACGGGCGGACGAAATCGCGCGCGCCGGGGCGCTGGCCGCCAACCCCCGGCTGCACCACGTGGTCGTCCCCGGGGGCGAGGACACCCTGCCGTACGCCGACCTCGACGGACCGCTCACGGACGAGCCGGCCCCCTCCCTGGTCACCGCCGCCCGGCACCGGGCACGGCTGGCCGCGGGCAGCGCCGACCACTTCACGGGGTACGGGGCCCGGCAGGTGCTCGACGCGCACCCCGCGCGTCTCGCCGACCTCCTCATGGACCGCAAGCGGCGCCATCTCGTACGGCCCGTCGCCGCGCTGGCGAAAGCCGACGGGTCCGTGATGGTGCCCGCGCGCGTGTACGCCGCGGCCCGGCGCCTGTCCCGTACGCCGTACCGCACGGGACTCGATACCCTCGCCGGGCAGCTGCTGCGCCACCAGCTGGACGACGGGACCCCCTGGGGTGCGGCGGACGCCTCGCTGGCCGCGCTGACCTGGGGAAGACCCGGTCCGGCGGCGCGCTGGCTGACCGGGGAGGCGCTCGCTGAAGTATCGGTTCGCCTTCAGGCGTCCACCCGCCGGTCCGACGTGGGGCCGGGGCAGCGGCCCGGCGACTTCCGCGCGCGTGCGGCGCTGACCCGGCACGCGGCCGGCGTACGGGTGCTGGAGCAGGCCGCCGAGATCCGCTTCCAGCGGCTGCACACACCGTTCCTCGACAACCAGGTCGTCCGCGCGTGCCGGGGGCTGCCCGAAGCGCTGCGGGTGAAGCCGGGGGCGCGGGCCTCCATCCTGCGGACCGTGCTGGAAGGGTCCGGCGTGCGGGACCTGCCCGCCGGATGGGGCGCGCCGACCCAGGCGAACACCGCCGCCGAGGCGAGGGTCGGGCTGCGGGCCGCCGCGGACACGCTGATGACGTTGTTCGACACACCGCTGCTCGCGGAGGCGGGGCTGGTCGAGGCCCGCGTGGTGCGCAAGGCGCTGCGGGCCGCGGCGGAGGGGGAGCCGCTGCCGCTGGACGGACTCGCGGATCTGGTCGCGCTGGAACTGTGGCTACGGCGGCTGCTGGCGCGGCGGGGGACGTGCTGGACGGGGACACCCGGGCGGCAGCGGGCGGTGCCCGGGGGGATCGCCCCGCAGCGGGGGGCGTTGGCCCGGGGAGTCTGA
- a CDS encoding sigma-70 family RNA polymerase sigma factor, whose translation MNVDGRDGSCGDGDSGAENPPQVPSQGWRTSVPPDDRDDPDGLVPAQRDRREAAVLPPLRELPPSDAGLVARMRAGDDSAYEELYRRHAEAVRRYARTCCRDTHTADDLTAEVFARVLQAVRGGSGPEHAVRAYLLTTVRRVAASWTQSAKREQLVDDFAVFVTQAARLPHVSGPDPLDLGADVRAMHEAEQSMAMQAFRSLPERWQAVLWHTEVEDESPSTVATLFGLDANGTRVLASRAREGLKQAYLQAHVSATLTDDEECARYADQLGTYARGRLRTRAERGLRKHLDTCARCRLAATQVQEVAGGIPSLVPVAVIGWFGAAGYAKAAGLLAGGTAAAGAAGAAAGGSGGSGGAAGAAASEGLAAPVKAGLAAGVVAVATAAAIAFALSGNEKPSEEPKAAPPASSPVVREEPPPPSEKTPKPAPPPPAPALAPPAPAPTPAPASKPTPTPTPTPEPVPPPGPAPAPKPTPTPTPAPPPAPTPAPPPPPPPPPTPTVHQLSELSHDISGDGDAPEMRIRESSWVWQRSALSIARRSHSPGVTVRGRSSVTIDLNRPCTAYDATVGVDDLTMKPGKVTFSVHADGVPLWNSGPVKGGGRAVPVHVDLTGRKTVRLVVEPHSHFDRLALAGWAESRFTCA comes from the coding sequence ATGAACGTTGACGGGCGGGACGGGTCGTGCGGTGACGGCGACTCCGGGGCCGAGAACCCACCGCAGGTGCCGAGTCAGGGATGGCGCACGAGCGTGCCCCCCGACGACAGGGACGACCCGGACGGTCTCGTCCCCGCCCAGCGCGACCGGCGCGAGGCGGCCGTCCTGCCTCCCCTGCGCGAACTGCCGCCGTCCGACGCCGGTCTCGTCGCGCGCATGCGCGCGGGCGACGACTCGGCGTACGAGGAGCTGTACCGGCGTCACGCGGAAGCGGTCCGCCGGTACGCCCGTACCTGCTGCCGGGACACCCACACCGCGGACGACCTGACCGCCGAGGTCTTCGCCCGCGTGCTCCAGGCGGTGCGCGGCGGTTCGGGCCCCGAGCACGCCGTACGCGCGTATCTGCTCACGACCGTACGACGGGTGGCGGCGTCCTGGACGCAGTCGGCGAAGCGCGAGCAACTGGTCGACGACTTCGCGGTCTTCGTCACCCAGGCCGCGCGCCTGCCGCACGTGTCCGGCCCCGACCCCCTGGACCTGGGGGCGGACGTACGGGCGATGCACGAGGCCGAACAGTCCATGGCCATGCAGGCGTTCAGGTCGTTGCCGGAGCGCTGGCAGGCGGTGCTGTGGCACACCGAGGTCGAGGACGAGTCGCCGAGCACGGTCGCCACGCTCTTCGGCCTGGACGCCAACGGCACCCGCGTCCTGGCCAGCCGCGCCCGTGAGGGCCTGAAGCAGGCGTACCTCCAAGCGCACGTCAGTGCGACCCTCACCGACGACGAGGAGTGCGCCCGCTACGCCGACCAGCTCGGCACGTACGCGCGCGGCCGGCTGCGCACCCGCGCCGAACGGGGCCTGCGCAAGCACCTGGACACATGCGCGCGGTGCCGGCTGGCGGCCACCCAGGTCCAGGAAGTCGCCGGCGGCATCCCCTCCCTGGTGCCCGTCGCCGTCATCGGCTGGTTCGGCGCCGCCGGGTACGCCAAGGCGGCCGGTCTCCTCGCCGGAGGCACGGCCGCGGCGGGTGCGGCCGGTGCGGCGGCCGGCGGCTCCGGTGGCTCGGGCGGAGCGGCCGGCGCGGCGGCCTCGGAGGGGCTGGCCGCACCGGTGAAGGCGGGGCTGGCGGCCGGTGTGGTCGCGGTGGCGACGGCGGCGGCCATCGCCTTCGCCCTCTCGGGCAACGAGAAGCCCTCCGAGGAGCCGAAGGCCGCCCCGCCCGCCTCGTCCCCCGTGGTCCGCGAGGAGCCCCCGCCCCCCTCGGAGAAAACCCCAAAACCGGCGCCCCCGCCTCCCGCTCCGGCCCTCGCGCCACCGGCGCCCGCGCCGACGCCCGCGCCGGCCTCGAAACCCACCCCGACACCGACACCCACCCCCGAGCCGGTCCCGCCCCCCGGGCCCGCGCCGGCCCCGAAACCCACCCCCACGCCGACCCCCGCGCCGCCTCCGGCTCCCACCCCGGCTCCACCGCCGCCGCCACCACCTCCGCCCACTCCGACGGTCCACCAGTTGAGCGAGCTCTCCCATGACATCAGCGGCGACGGTGACGCTCCCGAGATGCGCATCCGCGAGAGCAGCTGGGTCTGGCAGCGCTCGGCCCTGTCCATCGCTCGCCGAAGCCATTCCCCGGGTGTGACGGTCCGCGGCCGTTCCTCCGTCACCATCGACCTGAACCGCCCGTGCACCGCCTACGACGCGACGGTCGGCGTGGACGACCTGACGATGAAGCCGGGCAAGGTCACCTTCTCCGTGCACGCGGACGGCGTCCCCCTGTGGAACTCCGGGCCGGTCAAGGGCGGCGGCCGAGCCGTCCCGGTCCACGTGGACCTGACGGGCCGCAAGACCGTACGCCTGGTGGTGGAGCCTCACAGCCACTTCGACCGCCTGGCCCTGGCCGGCTGGGCCGAGTCCCGCTTCACCTGCGCGTAG
- a CDS encoding TetR/AcrR family transcriptional regulator has product MHVQDSHWSSASTMAPGTALSAASPGHGRAGGPRTTPLRVDAQRNLEHVLRAAREVFGELGYGAPMEDVARRARVGVGTVYRRFPSKDVLVRRIAEEETSRLTDQARTALGQEDEPWSALSRFLRTSVASGAGRLLPPQVLRVGVVDEHDHARVPQQRAQPAGAELRLVPEKGSAGAGEDDSGTAQLLDVVGRLVERAREAGALRPDVSVSDVLLVIATAAPSLPDPAQQAAASARLLDILLEGLRSRPA; this is encoded by the coding sequence ATGCATGTTCAGGATTCTCATTGGTCTTCCGCGTCGACCATGGCGCCCGGCACCGCGCTGAGCGCGGCATCGCCGGGCCACGGGCGCGCGGGAGGACCACGCACGACACCGCTGCGCGTGGACGCGCAGCGCAATCTGGAGCACGTGCTGCGCGCGGCACGTGAGGTCTTCGGCGAGCTGGGCTACGGCGCGCCGATGGAGGACGTGGCACGCCGGGCCCGCGTCGGTGTGGGCACGGTGTACCGGCGCTTCCCGAGCAAGGACGTCCTGGTCCGGCGGATAGCCGAGGAGGAGACCTCCCGGCTGACCGACCAGGCGCGTACGGCGCTCGGCCAGGAGGACGAGCCGTGGTCGGCGCTGTCCCGCTTCCTGCGTACGTCGGTCGCCTCGGGCGCCGGGCGGCTGCTGCCGCCGCAGGTGCTGCGGGTGGGCGTGGTGGACGAGCACGACCACGCGCGCGTGCCGCAGCAGCGGGCACAGCCGGCCGGCGCCGAACTGCGGCTGGTGCCCGAGAAGGGGTCGGCCGGCGCCGGGGAGGACGACTCCGGTACGGCACAGCTTCTCGACGTCGTCGGCCGGCTCGTGGAGCGGGCCCGCGAGGCGGGCGCGCTGCGGCCGGACGTGTCGGTGTCGGACGTGCTCCTGGTGATCGCCACGGCCGCGCCCTCGCTGCCGGATCCGGCCCAGCAGGCGGCCGCCTCGGCCCGGCTGCTGGACATCCTGCTGGAGGGCCTGCGCTCACGCCCGGCGTGA
- a CDS encoding ATP-binding SpoIIE family protein phosphatase, with amino-acid sequence MNFTRWSARLPGTQRRAAARGEHAVSPDRRGEGSVPTARAEQAVEHARPVPAVDDLRVREVLDHVPSLVALVHGPDHRTAYVNGAYTAAFGARPIGAPARGALPELDELGLLPLLDQVLRSGKPRTVKSRKAPDGRSYTFTCTPATQGDGSGVLIFATDVTDHAEAAERLRASERRQRETAVTLQRSLLPQELEEPDDLRVAATYHPGGTEAAVGGDWYDVITLGGGRTALVIGDVMGRGVRAAAVMGQLRTAVRAYARLDLPPHEILQLLDGLAMEIDANQIATCVYAIHDPNEGTLVYASAGHLPILVRDEQGTVQRADEPTGPPLGTGGWMHSSGSIPLSPGSTAVLYTDGLVERRNEDLDEGIAALERALAGATGTPQVICDRLVRSAGVTPEHDDDVAVLVLQHPARTGPESELFHNAALELLGGVEAAPRARAFASGVLTSWRFSADLHDLGVLAASELVANSLQHGIPPMRLRLRRTDRRLIVEVTDGDDHLPRRRRAEPADESGRGIAIVATIASNWGSRRTPGGGKAVWCEFALPKPVAP; translated from the coding sequence GTGAACTTCACCCGCTGGAGCGCCCGGCTCCCCGGAACGCAACGCCGCGCCGCGGCGCGCGGCGAGCACGCGGTCTCTCCGGACCGGCGGGGGGAGGGCTCCGTGCCCACGGCCCGCGCCGAACAAGCCGTCGAGCATGCACGGCCCGTGCCCGCCGTCGACGACCTCAGGGTGCGCGAGGTCCTCGACCACGTCCCCTCCCTCGTCGCCCTGGTGCACGGCCCGGACCACCGCACCGCCTACGTCAACGGCGCCTACACGGCCGCCTTCGGCGCCCGCCCGATCGGCGCCCCCGCGCGGGGAGCGCTCCCGGAGCTCGACGAACTCGGCCTGTTGCCCCTCCTCGACCAGGTCCTGCGCAGCGGAAAGCCCCGCACGGTCAAGTCCCGCAAGGCCCCCGACGGCCGCTCCTACACCTTCACCTGCACCCCGGCCACCCAGGGCGACGGCAGCGGTGTGCTGATCTTCGCCACCGACGTCACCGACCACGCCGAGGCCGCCGAACGCCTGCGCGCGAGCGAGCGCCGCCAGCGCGAGACCGCCGTCACCCTCCAGCGCTCGCTGCTCCCGCAGGAGCTCGAGGAGCCCGACGACCTGCGGGTCGCCGCCACCTACCACCCCGGCGGCACCGAGGCCGCCGTCGGCGGCGACTGGTACGACGTGATCACCCTCGGCGGCGGGCGCACCGCCCTGGTCATCGGCGACGTCATGGGCCGGGGCGTCCGCGCGGCGGCCGTCATGGGCCAGCTCCGCACGGCGGTACGCGCCTACGCTCGCCTCGACCTCCCCCCGCACGAGATCCTCCAGCTGCTCGACGGCCTTGCCATGGAGATCGACGCCAACCAGATCGCCACCTGCGTGTACGCCATCCACGACCCCAACGAGGGCACCCTCGTCTACGCCTCCGCCGGCCACCTGCCCATCCTGGTCCGCGACGAGCAGGGCACCGTCCAGCGCGCCGACGAACCGACCGGCCCTCCGCTCGGCACCGGCGGCTGGATGCACTCCTCCGGGTCGATCCCGCTGAGCCCCGGCTCCACCGCCGTCCTCTACACGGACGGCCTGGTCGAGCGCCGCAACGAGGACCTGGACGAGGGCATCGCCGCTCTGGAGCGTGCCCTGGCCGGTGCGACCGGCACCCCCCAGGTGATCTGCGACCGTCTGGTCCGCTCGGCGGGCGTGACCCCGGAACATGACGACGACGTCGCCGTGCTGGTGCTCCAGCACCCCGCCCGCACGGGCCCGGAGAGCGAGCTGTTCCACAACGCCGCCCTGGAGCTGCTGGGCGGCGTCGAAGCGGCACCGCGCGCGCGTGCCTTCGCCTCCGGCGTGCTCACCAGCTGGCGCTTCTCCGCCGATCTGCACGACCTGGGCGTCCTGGCCGCCAGTGAACTGGTCGCCAACTCCCTCCAGCACGGCATCCCGCCCATGCGTCTGCGCCTGCGCCGCACCGACCGCCGGCTGATCGTCGAGGTCACCGACGGCGACGACCACCTGCCGAGGCGCCGCCGCGCGGAACCCGCAGACGAGTCCGGCCGGGGCATCGCCATCGTCGCCACGATCGCCTCCAACTGGGGAAGCCGGCGCACCCCGGGCGGCGGCAAGGCCGTCTGGTGCGAGTTCGCCCTGCCGAAACCGGTCGCTCCCTAG
- a CDS encoding MFS transporter: MGAAMRRIHVGNALSAFGLGFTVPYLYVYVAQVRGLGAVTAGLVLAVFAVAALIVLPFAGRAIVRRGPLPVLLVALVTAAVGALSLGLSSGASSVLVSAALLGAGQAVTQPALATMIVDCSTVETRSRAFAMQFFLQNLGLGVGGLIGGHLVDTTRASSFTMLFSIEAAMFLLLVVVMATVRMPRSPRIEGAPAPSAKGSWKQLMGNRAMVQLCVLGFVLFFACYGQFESGLSAYGVEAVGISTSTLGTALAANTLAIVLAQFVVLRFVERRSRTRVIASVGLLWAVAWAVAGYAGLGNGSQAMATAAFISTYALFGLGESMLSPTLAPLVADLAPEGLAGQYNSAFALVKQLALAIGPAVGGPMGASLHGPYIVVFVLFSLAITVLALRLGRQLTQVQDRPSVARSLVVTQGGAPAGQSPAHV, encoded by the coding sequence ATGGGCGCTGCGATGCGCCGGATCCACGTGGGCAACGCACTCAGTGCGTTCGGCCTCGGCTTCACCGTCCCCTACCTGTACGTCTATGTGGCGCAGGTACGAGGACTCGGGGCCGTGACGGCGGGGCTGGTGCTCGCCGTGTTCGCGGTGGCCGCACTGATCGTGCTGCCGTTCGCCGGACGGGCCATCGTCCGGCGGGGTCCGCTGCCGGTACTGCTCGTCGCCCTGGTCACGGCCGCCGTCGGGGCGCTGAGCCTGGGGCTGTCGAGCGGTGCGTCGAGCGTGCTGGTGTCGGCCGCGCTGCTCGGAGCCGGCCAGGCCGTGACGCAGCCGGCGCTGGCGACGATGATCGTGGACTGCTCCACGGTGGAGACCCGGTCACGTGCGTTCGCCATGCAGTTCTTCCTGCAGAACCTCGGGCTCGGGGTCGGCGGTCTCATCGGCGGACACCTCGTCGACACGACCAGGGCCTCCTCCTTCACCATGCTGTTCTCGATCGAGGCGGCGATGTTCCTGCTGCTGGTCGTGGTGATGGCGACGGTGCGAATGCCGCGCTCGCCGCGTATCGAGGGTGCTCCGGCTCCGTCGGCCAAGGGCAGCTGGAAGCAGCTGATGGGCAACCGGGCCATGGTGCAGCTGTGCGTGCTGGGCTTCGTGCTGTTCTTCGCCTGCTACGGCCAGTTCGAGTCGGGACTGAGCGCGTACGGGGTCGAGGCGGTCGGTATCTCGACGTCGACGCTGGGGACGGCGCTGGCGGCGAACACGCTGGCCATCGTTCTCGCGCAGTTCGTGGTGCTGCGGTTCGTGGAGCGCCGCAGCCGTACGCGCGTGATCGCGTCGGTGGGGCTGCTCTGGGCCGTGGCGTGGGCCGTGGCCGGGTACGCGGGCCTGGGTAACGGCAGCCAGGCGATGGCGACCGCCGCCTTCATCTCGACGTACGCCCTGTTCGGGCTCGGTGAGTCGATGCTGTCGCCGACGCTCGCGCCGCTGGTCGCGGATCTCGCGCCGGAAGGGCTGGCGGGTCAGTACAACTCGGCGTTCGCCCTGGTGAAGCAGCTCGCGCTGGCCATCGGTCCGGCGGTGGGCGGGCCGATGGGGGCCTCGCTGCACGGGCCGTACATCGTGGTCTTCGTGTTGTTCTCACTGGCGATCACGGTGCTCGCGCTGCGGTTGGGCCGACAGCTCACCCAGGTGCAGGACCGGCCGTCCGTGGCACGGAGCCTGGTGGTCACCCAGGGCGGCGCCCCGGCGGGCCAGTCCCCGGCGCACGTCTGA
- a CDS encoding NAD(P)/FAD-dependent oxidoreductase, translated as MKERARILVVGGGYVGMYTALRLQRKLKRELARGAAEITVVTPDPYMTYQPFLPEAAAGAISPRHVVVPLRRVLDRCHIVIGEASAIDHAARVATVTTLADGEKGDGGRAVVYDELVLAPGSVSRTLPIPGLADHAIGFKTVEEAIGLRNHVLEQMDIASSTRDPAIRDAALTFVFVGGGYAGVEALGELEDMARYATRYYHNLRPADMKWILVEASNRILPEVGEEMGRYTVSELRRRNIDVRLETRLESCTGRVAVLSDGARFPTRTVVWTAGVKPHPVLAATDLARDERGRLRCTAELAVEGAPHAWAAGDAAAVPDATAGEPGRECAPNAQHALRQAKVLADNIAHSLRGEPLQTYAHSYAGSVASLGLHKGVAHVYGRKIKGYPAWLMHRTYHLSRVPTFNRKARVAAEWTLAGLFKREIVSLGSLEHPRAEFELAAGGKASQDPPDNPKGSS; from the coding sequence GTGAAGGAACGTGCGCGCATTCTCGTTGTCGGTGGCGGCTATGTCGGGATGTACACGGCCCTGCGCCTGCAGCGGAAGCTGAAACGGGAACTCGCCCGGGGCGCGGCCGAGATCACCGTGGTCACCCCCGACCCGTACATGACGTACCAGCCGTTCCTCCCCGAAGCGGCCGCCGGTGCCATTTCTCCTCGTCATGTGGTCGTACCGCTGCGTCGTGTCCTGGACCGGTGCCACATCGTCATCGGCGAGGCCTCCGCCATCGACCACGCAGCCCGCGTCGCCACCGTCACCACCCTCGCCGACGGCGAGAAGGGCGATGGAGGCCGGGCGGTTGTCTACGACGAACTCGTCCTCGCACCCGGCTCCGTCTCGCGCACCCTGCCGATTCCCGGTCTCGCCGACCACGCCATCGGCTTCAAGACCGTCGAGGAGGCCATCGGGCTGCGCAACCACGTCCTCGAACAGATGGACATCGCCTCCTCCACCCGCGACCCCGCGATCCGTGACGCCGCCCTCACCTTCGTCTTCGTCGGCGGCGGCTACGCGGGCGTCGAGGCGCTCGGCGAGCTGGAGGACATGGCCCGCTACGCCACGCGGTACTACCACAACCTCCGCCCCGCGGACATGAAGTGGATCCTCGTCGAGGCCTCGAACCGCATCCTGCCCGAGGTCGGCGAGGAGATGGGCCGCTACACGGTCAGCGAACTGCGCCGCCGCAACATCGACGTACGCCTGGAGACCCGCCTGGAGTCCTGTACCGGCCGCGTCGCCGTACTCAGCGACGGTGCCCGCTTCCCCACCCGCACCGTCGTATGGACCGCCGGCGTCAAACCGCACCCCGTCCTCGCCGCCACCGACCTGGCGCGCGACGAACGCGGACGGCTGCGGTGCACCGCCGAACTCGCCGTCGAGGGCGCCCCGCACGCGTGGGCCGCGGGCGACGCCGCCGCCGTCCCCGACGCCACCGCCGGGGAACCCGGCCGGGAATGCGCCCCCAACGCGCAGCACGCGCTCCGTCAGGCGAAGGTCCTCGCCGACAACATCGCGCACTCCCTGCGCGGCGAACCCCTTCAGACGTACGCCCACTCGTACGCCGGGTCGGTCGCCTCCCTGGGACTGCACAAGGGCGTCGCCCACGTCTACGGGCGCAAGATCAAGGGCTACCCCGCCTGGCTCATGCACCGCACCTACCACCTGAGCCGCGTCCCCACCTTCAACCGCAAGGCGCGCGTGGCCGCCGAATGGACCCTCGCCGGGCTCTTCAAACGGGAGATCGTCTCCCTGGGTTCACTCGAACACCCGCGGGCCGAGTTCGAACTCGCGGCCGGTGGAAAGGCTTCTCAGGACCCCCCGGACAACCCGAAGGGGTCGTCCTGA